CCGCTTCATTTGCTTCCACTTCCTTAAGACCATCCATGTAAATTAGAAGAGCAAATGCAGTATGAACTATCGCAATAATCCCAACAACAGATAAGGAGTAAGTAGAGGCCTCTAATCCATCAAAAACCACTACTAAAGGAAAAAGAACTAACATAGAAAAAAAGAGCTGAAAAAACGTTAAATACGAGCTTTCGATGTCCCTTAAGTATCTGCCCAAGATGGTTACACCGGCATAAAATAAAGCTCCTAAAAATGCAAAAGTTATTCCCAGAAAATCTTTACTTTTGAGGGAAATCTCTCCCTGAGTTCCTATTACAAAGGCTCCTAAAAAGGCTATTAAAATAAGAATAGCTCTTTTTATTGTTATCTCCTCTTTAAGAAATGTTGCGGACAGCATAACAACTATTACTGGAGCTAAATAATAAATGAGTGTTGCCTTCGCTATATCCGTGTACAAAACGGCCGAAAAGAAAAACACCCAGTTTAATCCGAGCACAGCTCCTAATAAAAATACCAAATGCACTTTGGGTTTTATTCTCGAGAACGCCTTTTTGATCCATCCAGAGTCATTAAGAGTATAGAAAAACAAAAAGATAATGCTACCTAGGAGCACTCTATAAAATGCCAACTTTAAGCCGCTCAGATTTGAATACCTAGCAAAAATTCCCACACTTCCCCATATAGCCATAGAGACTATTATTTTAACCCGTCCGGAGATCATAAATTGTCCTCCATACTCTCCTTCCATGCCTCGTAGGCTTCTTTGACTTCTTTTTCTCTAAACTTAGGAACGGCGTTTTTAAAGGGATCAAAGGACTCTAGATCTCTCTCACGGTTACCTATATATGTGGCAATGAGACCTACCTTTGAATGAAGAGAAGAAGGCAAACGAAAAATCCTCTTTACATCAACAGTTACCCTCCCATCAAAGTATGCTTTTGAAAATGTTGTAGATAAGCTAAACAATCTTAAAAGGGTCTTGTATCCAATTCCCTGTGGGAAGGCCGTCAATAGAGCTTTTCTTGCAAAATTCTCATAAATCTCATCCCTGTTCTCCATTATCATGCTGATTTGTTTCTTATTCAAACCAATGTTCCTCAAGTGATATTCAGAGATTCTCTTAATAAAATAACCGAACCTCAATCTAAAAACCCTATAATAACCCGAAGACAACAATATTTTTCTTTCCTGAATATCTTCGAAAGTAACTTCTTCAGCACTGGAAATATAGCTCAAAATCCTTTCTCTAGCTTTTGAATCTAACTCAAGTGCCCACTCATCTAAAACCCTAATATGATAACCTCTCCCAGAATAAACAACGTGGATGTTCTCAAATCCAAAGTCTTCTCTTAGAATAACGAGGGTATCTTTGGCTAATTCCTTGGCATCTTCAAGGCATATCGGACATACCATACCTGCTTCATGATTACACCTCTTCAAGGGAAGATCCTTTGCATCTATGTCAAAAACCAGTTCCGCCCCGAGCCAGCCACCCATATTTTTTGGATCACTATACAGTGCCACGCTGGAGTAGATTGAATAGGGAGCTGTAATTCTTACATAATCTTCCAGGTCTTTAACATCTTGAAATACATTTTTTCTGTCATTGGGGCCTTCACCGGTATGATCGAACCCAAACTCTCTACTTTCCAGGGTATCCAAAATAAACTTTGGAATTTTCTTTGAACTCCATTCCTCTGAGTAGTATTTTATCCTCTCCTCTTTGCTGACTTCCCTAAATAGAGTGCTCATTCTCTTCACCTTCACCTTTCTTTTTACTTAAATACAGTTTTCTCAGATAGTAAGTCAATGGATTTTTGATGTACCTGCAGTCTTTATCTGGCTTGCAGAGCTGAGGAGCACTAGAGCGTATTTTTTCACAATTAGGAGGGAAATACCACGTTGAATTTCCACTGTCCTCTAAACTCGGTTCCAGCGTATAGCCAAAACCCAAGTGATACCATATGTTCTTAATCTCATTTGGCTGATCCTGAAAGAGGGGCGGCTTACATCTATTGCCCGCTTGAATTATCAAGGGTAAAATTTCTTCCTTTATTACCTTTAGATCTTTAACGCAGTCTTTCACTTTAACGTCCCTCTTGGGAGGGTTAGGACATATTCGGGCATAGCTTAAGAAAGAGGTCAGTAATACTGTTATGGCATAGTTCCTCAATCCGCTTGGAACTCCACCCAAGGCTATTTTAACACATGGAGGAAAGAGATCAAAATGCAAAGGCTGAGCGGTGGTGTTGAATTTCTCAACCCTTTCTTTAAAGTATTCCCGGGCAAGCTCACTTAGCCTAGAATAAAGTTCCACGTAGTAGTGAGGTAAGTCTTCTCTGATATCATAAAGAATGTTAACAGCTTTTTCAAGGTTTTTCTCAAAGCTCTTCTTCCACAGCTCAATCACTTGCGCTCTGTTTAAATACACATACCCCTTTCTTATGTAAAAATCTTTAAGAGACCCTTCATTCAAGGAAAGGAATTCTTTTAGAGGTATCTTGTATTTGAGGATTATTTTATCCTTTTCTTCGGGGGGCAATTCTTCATGAAGAGTTTTCTCAATTATTGTCTTGTCCCTCTTCGGAATTTCATTCTCCGATGTTTTCTCCAAGGGAAGTGCAAGCTCCTCAAAGCTTTCCGACAATTCTATCTTCCTCAGATATATCTTTAAGTTTGCCTCTCTAACCAGTTCCATCTCCACCCCGTAGGGAGAAAATGCCAAAGCGCCTAAAAGAGCATAAAAGCTTATCAAATCCTTCCAATCATTCAAAGTTAGCAGATAATCTGGGATTCTACCGGTATTCACCCACCGAACTCTTTCTAGAGCCAGTTCCATGTCCAAATAGTTAGGGATAATCTCAAGTAGCTCGTTAATGGTATCAAATTCATTCAACAACTCCTGGGCCCGTCTCCCGAATGGATCCAACATTGGCTCACCTTTTAGAATACTATTCATTTCACAATAAAACTCTTTTGTTGGTAAATTATCGTAAAGGTTTATCAACTTGTTAGAAATTTTACAACATCACAGGCATACCCGGGCATGAATATCCAAAAACCTTATATTTTAAAGGGTAGTAAATTTAGTAGACGAATAAAGAGCGCAAAGTACGCTAAAGGGTGATTCATTATGGTAGACGATTTTTCTAGGAGGAGGGTGAAGAGTGGAATCCCAGGATTCGATGATTTAATTGGAGGGGGATTCCCCGAGGAATCAACCGTCCTTATCACAGGTAGCACTGGAACCGGAAAAACTACTTTTGTGGCCCAATATATATACAAAGGCGCAGAAGAATATGGAGAGCCGGGAGTCTTAGTAACCTTGGAAGAGAGAGCGAAAGACATCAGGAAAGAGATGGCACAGTTCGGATGGGACTTCAAAAAATACGAAAAGGAAGGATTAATAGCAGTTGTAGATGGTGTTAGCGCAATTTCTGGAATACCCTCTGAAGAAAGATTTGTTTTGGAAGATAGGATTAACGTGGATAACTTTTTGAGGTACATATACCGGGTTGTTAAGGCAATAAACGCGAAAAGACTTGCTATCGATTCTATTCCCTCCCTAGCCTTTAGACTTCAAGACGAGAGAGAAATTAGAGGAGTTCTCTTAAAGTTAAACACAATCCTTCTTGAAATGGGCGTCACAACACTCATAACCACAGAGGCTCCAGATCCAAAAGCTGGAAGAATAAGCAGATATGGAATAGAGGAGTATATCGCAAGGGGTGTTGTTATTCTCGATCTTCAAGAGAAAAATATAGAACTTAAACGTTATCTTCTCATCAGAAAGATGAGGGGAACCAGGCATTCTATGAGAAAATATCCCTTTGAGATAACTGATCGCGGAGTTGTTGTATATCCCAGTGGTGAAATTTACTGAAAAGGGAGGGGCCATGTTGAATATAGAGTTAGGTTTTTCCACCCAAGGGGAAATAGAAGAAAGAGTAGAACGAGTTCCCACGGGTATAATCGACCCCCTATTAATGGGGGGAATACCAAGGGGTAGTGTTGTTTTGTTAATTGGAGATCCAAAATCAGGTAAAACCACTTTTATAACCCAGTTTATGTATAATCAGCTTATCTCTGGGGCGAATGTTATAGGACTTCTCGTCGATGTTTCCAGATATGAATTCATAAGCAATGCACTAGATTTTGGATGGGGATTAATGGGATATTTAAACGATAAGCTCTATATCCTCGATGCATATACCCAAAGACTGCGTGGTGGGCCAAAATTCTCATTTACGGAGGAGGTAATACCAGATATTAGGGATACCTCTCAAGTAGTAGATATAATAAAAGATTTAACAACCAAGATAATTTTAGACAATCCCAACGTTGATAATCCCCCGGTAATTGGAACAGTTTCGTCCTTGACCCCCATGTTCTTTGAAGCTGAAAAGAGGCAGATATATAAGTTCCTGGAAGATCTGAAAGCATTCGCCCATAAAAACAAGCAAGTGTGGATAATAGAAATGAATTCAGGAGTGGAAGAACCCCACGTTGAAACAATAATCAAAGCGATAGTGGATGGAATCATAGAGATGAAGTTATTTGAGGAAGAAAAGACTTTGAGAAGGTATTTGAGAGTCTACGGGATGAGAAGAACACGTCATGTTCTTTCTTGGATTCCTTACGAAATAACAGAGAATGGAATCGTACTGCAGAGTCAAAGTTTGTAGGCACGATTTGAATACCCACCCTCCATAAAATTTTTTAACTTAGCATTTATTACTAATAATCATGATTAAACTAACAAAACTTGAAATAGTTTTAATAGCAGCCTCTCTTCTCTCTATCTTGTTACTTTACCTAATAGGAGTAGACGCCAGCGATCCAGTACCATTAGAAAAAGCAGAGAAAGGAAGTCTGGTGAACTTTACTGGTATTTGTGTCTATTCACAAGAGGGCTTTAGCGTTCTATACGATGGAAACGATACGATCATCCTATACGAGACTCTGAAAATTGACAAAAGTTACAGAGTCATAGGTAAACTTCTTGATGAATCAAAACGCACTGTAGAAGTCCTAAGGATAGAGGAATCCTCCAAAAGCACCTTGAAGCTAGAGTCTCTCGAAGGAGCATTCTGGAAAGACTCTTCGTGTTATCTTTTAACACCTCAGAGAATCAAACTAAGCAAGTGCTTAAATGTCACCAAAGGAGAAAAAGTCAAGGTTTATGGGCTTTTCTATGGAGACAGATTCCATGTTGTTGATTACATTCCTAAGGGGCTTTTGAAAATGCCTATAGATGGAATGCCCTTCAGAATTAAAGGAGTTGTAATTAGTAATGTAACCCCTATAACAATATGGAACGGAAGCGAAGAGATTAACGCATACTTGCCCTACAAAACCAAGCTGGAACTTGGCGATGAAGTTGAAATAACGGGAATTGCAAAGCTTTACTCCACACTCACTATCTATGCTAACTCTCCCAGCGATGTAAAAGTCATTGGAAAAGCAAAAACTGTGCCTGTTGGAAAAGAGACAATTGGGGAGATAGCACATGGGGTATGTCAGGTCACAAAAGATGGCATTGCCTTAGGCCTAAACTGTACAGAACTAAAATTGTATGGATTCCCGGCCAACTTTGGAGACATCATAGAGTTCTACAGCATAAGAAGAAAGAATTCCCTATACTGTATTAGGTGTATGATCAGAATTCCGAGAGAAG
The Thermococcus sp. 2319x1 DNA segment above includes these coding regions:
- a CDS encoding DMT family transporter — protein: MISGRVKIIVSMAIWGSVGIFARYSNLSGLKLAFYRVLLGSIIFLFFYTLNDSGWIKKAFSRIKPKVHLVFLLGAVLGLNWVFFFSAVLYTDIAKATLIYYLAPVIVVMLSATFLKEEITIKRAILILIAFLGAFVIGTQGEISLKSKDFLGITFAFLGALFYAGVTILGRYLRDIESSYLTFFQLFFSMLVLFPLVVVFDGLEASTYSLSVVGIIAIVHTAFALLIYMDGLKEVEANEAALLGYIDPLSAIVYALLILGEVPTLRTIIGGILILMASILDLKMR
- the priS gene encoding DNA primase catalytic subunit PriS, giving the protein MSTLFREVSKEERIKYYSEEWSSKKIPKFILDTLESREFGFDHTGEGPNDRKNVFQDVKDLEDYVRITAPYSIYSSVALYSDPKNMGGWLGAELVFDIDAKDLPLKRCNHEAGMVCPICLEDAKELAKDTLVILREDFGFENIHVVYSGRGYHIRVLDEWALELDSKARERILSYISSAEEVTFEDIQERKILLSSGYYRVFRLRFGYFIKRISEYHLRNIGLNKKQISMIMENRDEIYENFARKALLTAFPQGIGYKTLLRLFSLSTTFSKAYFDGRVTVDVKRIFRLPSSLHSKVGLIATYIGNRERDLESFDPFKNAVPKFREKEVKEAYEAWKESMEDNL
- the priL gene encoding DNA primase large subunit PriL; the encoded protein is MLDPFGRRAQELLNEFDTINELLEIIPNYLDMELALERVRWVNTGRIPDYLLTLNDWKDLISFYALLGALAFSPYGVEMELVREANLKIYLRKIELSESFEELALPLEKTSENEIPKRDKTIIEKTLHEELPPEEKDKIILKYKIPLKEFLSLNEGSLKDFYIRKGYVYLNRAQVIELWKKSFEKNLEKAVNILYDIREDLPHYYVELYSRLSELAREYFKERVEKFNTTAQPLHFDLFPPCVKIALGGVPSGLRNYAITVLLTSFLSYARICPNPPKRDVKVKDCVKDLKVIKEEILPLIIQAGNRCKPPLFQDQPNEIKNIWYHLGFGYTLEPSLEDSGNSTWYFPPNCEKIRSSAPQLCKPDKDCRYIKNPLTYYLRKLYLSKKKGEGEENEHSI
- a CDS encoding ATPase domain-containing protein; this encodes MVDDFSRRRVKSGIPGFDDLIGGGFPEESTVLITGSTGTGKTTFVAQYIYKGAEEYGEPGVLVTLEERAKDIRKEMAQFGWDFKKYEKEGLIAVVDGVSAISGIPSEERFVLEDRINVDNFLRYIYRVVKAINAKRLAIDSIPSLAFRLQDEREIRGVLLKLNTILLEMGVTTLITTEAPDPKAGRISRYGIEEYIARGVVILDLQEKNIELKRYLLIRKMRGTRHSMRKYPFEITDRGVVVYPSGEIY
- a CDS encoding RAD55 family ATPase → MLNIELGFSTQGEIEERVERVPTGIIDPLLMGGIPRGSVVLLIGDPKSGKTTFITQFMYNQLISGANVIGLLVDVSRYEFISNALDFGWGLMGYLNDKLYILDAYTQRLRGGPKFSFTEEVIPDIRDTSQVVDIIKDLTTKIILDNPNVDNPPVIGTVSSLTPMFFEAEKRQIYKFLEDLKAFAHKNKQVWIIEMNSGVEEPHVETIIKAIVDGIIEMKLFEEEKTLRRYLRVYGMRRTRHVLSWIPYEITENGIVLQSQSL